The Larimichthys crocea isolate SSNF chromosome I, L_crocea_2.0, whole genome shotgun sequence genomic interval TGTGGGATGTACACACTATTGTTGCAATTCATAATGACACAGCACACTGGCTGTCACTTGACCCTCCCATTCCTCGTTTGTCCGACACATACCCCCTCAGCGAGCTTCCTGGTTATGTCACTATTAATCCAGCTAACCCGGACGAAAACTCTCTTTGGATTAACCCAAAGAAAACAACTTTTCTCGTCTTTTCGCAGACACGCAGTCATCCGTCGAAGCATGGCATCAGACCCGGCGACAGCAGAGACGACCCGGTTTGACTTTCTGGTAATCGGCGGCGGGTCTGGAGGACTGGCCGGCGCTAGGAGGGCGTCGGAGCTCGGAGCCAAAACAGCCGTGATCGAGAGTCACAAACTCGGAGGTACCTGCGTGAGTAAAACTAACCAAAAAACACTGTTATCTTTCCCGACTACAGCCTCTGTACTGCCGTCTCTGCAGgctgctttcacacacatatGTCAGTAACCAGGTTCACTACGAAGCCTCtggactgtttttttgtgtgtgtacaacaaacattgtttatttaaaagtatACTGATGCTACCatttgaacaaaaacacactgagagataatgacatttttattcatgcagcgCATTATTGTAGGCTGTCATCTTACAATGCCTACTTTAAGTTGATGTAGCAGAAGGGAAGATGATGAGAAGAGATGTTGCTGCTGATGTAGAATGCACAAATGGTCTGGTGGTttccatctttattttatttgcaaaaCAGGTTATTGCAATGTACTGTGCaaatagagacttctgcatcctttctctttgtttcctgaTGCCATTTGAATGGAGCTTTCAATGAACTCATTTGCTCTGTAACAATGTTTTTCAGGTCAACGTTGGCTGTGTCCCCAAGAAGGTACAATATTCTCTTTATCCTTGTTGAAATAGGCCGAGTTTTTAAGGCATAGGTTTTTAGTTAATAATCATAATGAGCTAGATGTCAAATACAGTGTCTTTACCTTTTCTCACAGGTTATGTGGAACGCTGCAACTCATGCTGAGTATCTCCACGATCACAGTGATTACGGCTTTGACGTTGAAAACGTTCATTTCAGTTGGAAGTGAGTAACAGTTATCTTTGGGGAGGTGGTTCTTTTGCAACCTGTTGTGCTCCTTCCTAGAACACAAGAGGTATCTGTTTCACAGCATCAGtcgtgtgttttgttgcttcatATTAACCTGTCACTCTATCTTTTGTGCGCAACATAGTTCAGTCAAGGTGATCATTAGAGATAAGCCTCTGAAAGGAGTGGCCGCCTGTAACATGAGATCAGGGATGGAAAAAGTCTAGTGTAGAACATGACTGAGTCATTTAAGGTGTATGCCTGTACGAGCTTGTGACCAAGTGTGTGCACCTGTCTGCATGCTTACATACCGCGTATGCAATACAGTTAcagtattttaattatttttgttcagtacataactgaaacaaatttaacagaaataaatatatatttaaaacctAGTTGATTCAACGATAGcagtaataatgtaatgtgtgCAGGATTATCAACAACAGATTTGCATCAGTTATTTAGAAAGGGAAACCTCACCACTGAATCTATTTTTATCCAGTTTAGTTTAATGCCAATGTTTGTATCtgcacatgttgtttttatttgtttctttggaCCCTGCACAAATTGCTCAGCACTGCTCATAGATTTCTCTCCCTGTCCATGGCAGGCGCCTCATTACATATGTGAAATTAGTGTAACTGTGTCCTGGTTAAGCACTTTAATGGGGCCAGTATGCTCAGATCTAGGCCAGTTTtctgggatgtttttttttttgtgtgtgtgtgtgtgtctgagctgtATCCGCCACTTGAACACAGTTGAATAAATGtggacaaatcaaacaaacctcTTATCTCTGATCATGTCTTGTGTTTGTAGAACTCTCAAGGCCAAAAGGGATGCTTATGTTAGCCGCCTAAATCACATTTATCGGAACAATCTTGACAAAGtaagttcatttatttagtctGGTGTTTTCCCTGCTGTATATTtaagacaaaaagaaactgGAGGGAAAATAAAGATGTCTGCTTCATTTTAGGCTAAAATCCAAACTATTGAAGGCAGTGCCAGGTTTACAAATGATCCGGAACCTACTGTGGAGGTGAATGGAAGAAAGTATACAGCTCCTCACATCCTCATTGCCACTGGAGGGCAACCTTCTGTTATAGGTGAAACTGAAATTCCAGGTAAGACCTACTGTACTTAGGTTTTACTTGGAAAagatatcatcatcataaaataaCTAAACTGTGCAAAATATTGTGTTTACTGATCATATCAGGGGCAAGTCTGGGCATTACCAGTGATGGCTTTTTTGAACTTGAAACTCTTCCAAAGTAAGCTTGTTGTATAATTTCTTTAGTGTCTATACCATGTTGGAAGTTGTGTCTATaattcaaagttttgtttttccaatagGCGCAGTGTGGTGGTGGGTGCAGGTTATATTGCAGTCGAGATGGCAGGCATCCTTTCCACCCTGGGCTCCAAAACATCACTCATCATACGACAGACAGGAGTGAGAACCACAACATAAATAGtcaattcttattttaaaatgtgcgcAGTTACGCAGTAACAGGAATGCACGTAtctccatgtttttttctctgtaggtTTTGAGAAACTTTGACAGCTTTATAAGCACAAACTGCACCAAAGAACTGCAAAGCTCTGGTATAGACCTGTGGAAAAATTCTCAGGTGAAGTCTGTGCGTAAAACAGACACAGGGCTGGAGGTAACGATCGCCACCAAAGACCCGGAGAAGAAGAACGACGAGGAGAAGATCGGAACCATCCAGGAAGTGGACTGCCTTCTGTGGGCCATCGGCAGGCATCCTAACACCTCTGGACTGAACATTGGCGAGATGGTAACAGTCAACCTGTGCTcccgctgtctgtctgtaaagcgaattaatttgtgtttggctgtgtgtCAACCCTCATCCTGGCTACTTAATTGTCCTAGATTACAGCAGCACTACAGTTAAATTAGAAGTTTTCAGTCAAGTCAAATGTAGTTTTGTGAAAGAACTAAATCCAATAAGATACTCTTGgaatatttctattattattaagtttATGTAAAAAGAGCCTAAAAATAACCCAGGCATGGGATCATCTTAAGTCTACTAACTCATTAGGGATAATCTGTGAATCTAGGTTATCAGGCAAATTTATAACAGATTAAAGGGACAAGTAAGGGTTGAGTCAAAGTGCAGATTCTACTTAAGGCACAACAAAGCTTAGGGACGACTAACACATTGTCCACTGGGaggaaataatgtttaataGACTATCACACTGAATATCAAAGCCACTaacttgtatttatattgtCACGTTTAAGGAAGTATGATGGGGGAAGTGATATGGTATTCATGCCCAGTTTGGGAGTGAGTTTTTAGTTTATATTAAGGCTTGTTCTATTATTCTATTTGCTCGGTCTTTATTTAAGTCTCTGTTACAAGTCTACACTGTCAGCAGCTAGTGATTAGTGAACGTACACCATCTTCACTCATAATCCTTGTGCATCACATTATAATTTTAAAGCttataaaaagtaatttaactGTTTCTCCTATATCTATTGAAACATTTAACTGATTCATAATACATAATTCTGTACGTaactttctgtgtctgtttgcagagGGTGGATACAGATGAAAGAGGCCATATCATTGTGGATGAGTTTCAGAACACCAGCCGAGCAGGGATCTACGCTGTAGGGGACGTTTGTGGCAAAGCTCTTCTCACACCTGGTAaggaataataattttatatatgtTGATTAATAACTATAtaatcatgtttacattcaggcttggtcagtgtgtgtgtttgaacactGACAATATTGAAGTTTCTGAAACTAAAAGGCTTCAGTAGTGTTTTGCATACATATTTAATGGGTCtaaatttgtcctttttttctctctctaaattTCTAGAAGTTTAACTTTGAAAAAGGTGATAATGTGTTTATTAGAGGCAGCAACTATAACTGATACAGACCTTTTCTCAGACATGCAAAAAACCTTGAGGTCGTGATTTGACTGCAAATCTCACCCAAGATCACAAGAAAAAGCACTGAAATTAAATCATTATAGCTTTGAACAGGGCATTGTGTAACTTGTCTAGTGAAAAATGTGCGCAATTGTTGCACAATTCTGAGGTGCAGTCCCAATGCAGTGCCAACCATTTATCATCTATAATATCTGCGGTTTTAAGAGCTTCATCACTCACTGGTCTCACTGTAACATTGTATTTCATACTACAAGTGTTGCTCATGTGACCTCTTTAGACTTGTTTCATTCTCTGTGCACCATAGGGGAAGTACTGTAGGTGAAGTTGTGACAGAAATCTCTACTGCTAGGAAATACTGCAACAGCAGTATTGTGTTGTacttgtttttctggttttagaACGAAGTGTTTTGGACCTGGACATTAACTGGTTATTCAGAGTTGCACTGATGTTATGTTGAATGTTGGGGCAGTTGCCATTGCTGCAGGCAGGAAGCTGGCACACAGACTGTTTGAGGGCAAGAAGGACTCCAAGTTGGACTACTCTACTATCCCCACAGTGGTTTTCAGCCACCCACCCATTGGAACAGTGGGCCTCACAGAAGGTCAGTGCTAGTAATCAAAGTTTAACTTTCACATGACTCACCACTGACGTTAATACTGTTTTAATCGCAGTTTTACTCAGTAGAACAATAATTCAAATTCTTAaccttctgtgtttttcacagaGGAGGCCGTTAAATCTCAAGGAAAGGAGAACGTGAAGATCTACAAGACTTCTTTCACTCCGATGTATCATGCCCTGACGAGCAGGAAGACTCAGTGCATTATGAAGCTGGTGTGTGTCGGCAAAGAGGAGAAGGTAGGAGTGAACTGAAAAATACTATATCAAAAGATCAGAAATGATTTTCTTAAGAAATTGTATTCAAGTCACCAAattattgtaatatttattattattatcaataaaactgatttgactTACTGTCACTGTGTCTTGAGGTACACATATGTGTAAGATATTGAGGAAAACCTGCttaataatctaaaaaataaaaaagtagccGTCATAAGTTGTTGTCACCAGCAAATGTCAGAACCAAAGCGCAGaggcttttgtctttttgccacCAATATTGTAATGAGCATTCGTGCAGAGAGAAATCAATCTATTAAAGTCggcacacaaagaaaagcttAAGTCCAGAATGCAGTTTGCCCACACAATGCATCAGgggtatgtacagtatgtatgacgTGCATCTTTTGGGTTATCTGTCCTACCCTCACTGGTTTACACTCTACCTCTGCGGGTTCTTGAATGTCAGTCTGGGGAGTGTAGGAAGTCAGCTTACTGAAGTAGACGTACATGAAGATTTACCTAGCAACAGTCAGTTTCagttaatgtgttttgtgtttgactgCAGTGATTTTCAAAGACTGGATTGTCTTTTTTCCAGGTGGTGGGCCTCCACATGCAGGGCCTGGGCTGTGATGAGATGCTGCAGGGCTTCTCTGTGGCCATCACAATGGGTGCTACCAAAGCAGACTTTGACAAGACTATCGCCATTCACCCCACCTCATCTGAGGAGTTGGTCACGATGcgttaacacaaacacaaccgcACACCTTTATGTTTCCCTATAACAGAACCCAGACTAGCATGTGAGGACAGAGTGACCCCTCTGTACTACACTCACATCAGCTTGATGACTTGCTTTCTAAAACTACATAGTTACATTCTTTCTTATTTAAGTGACCTTATTTGTGCACGgcagtgttttcctttttcttttttttttctttcttttttctaattTCTACCTGAATGGACCAAGACTGAGTTATGATTTTCTTAAACTGTACTGTGGTTCTTGATTATTGATTGAATATCCCAGATTCCATTTAATGGAAGTGATGGATCTGCAGGTATTGTTGTTTATTGcatagtgtgtgtttgatttgtcagTCACTTGTCAGATGAACATtacaaacactgctgctctttATGGCACTTACTTAATACCAAAGTAAggtcataaaatatatatactgtactgttttAAAGATTCAATAAACCTTCAGGTTTTTTCTTAAGTGGTTTGAGTCCTTTCTCTTCATTCTGTGAATGTGTCGTAACACTTCTCTGTACTGGTGCTCCTCCCTGTCTTCGTTTACAATAGACCTGGATTGGGCAGTGAATGAAGTACTTCTCATATTTAGATAGAGGGAGCTGTATTCCTGCTCATACCGCGTTACAACTTGTATCTAAGACAACTCTTGTCAGATTGGCAGATTGTATTATCTGTGAGCGGTGATGAAAGGAAGTGAtgttttttgcttaaaaaatgcAGAACCACCCAGATGTTGTAGATGGATGCAGTCCATGTCCACTAAAATGGAGGAGGCTGAACACATGTATTCAAGTACTAGTATACAATTCTGTCCAAACTACCTTACTTTACCTCGACCTATACTACTTCAAGGAAGGAAATATGTAATATTGTACCCTTTTACTTAGCTACATTTATTGGGCAGCTAAATTGACTAGATACAGTTTATGactttacatacaaaacatgatagatagatagatagatagatagatggcaCTCCCAACAACGAACTGGTAAAACCTGAGCATCCTCAAGAAGTAGTctgctttgtcttttcttgtaGACAGTGTTGCATTACCAGTCTGTTGTCCCGGTTCACACCCATGTATTTATAGACCTTATAAGAACTGCTGTTTAGatgttaataaatatataataattcagttgtataatatacataatatattatattataatagaCCGTGACAGTGGCTACTATGTTACATAATGAGTATTTTTACGTTTTATACTTAAAGTGTTGTCAGTACTTTTCTACTTTGAGTACAGTAAGATTTATAGACTTATGTAAttgattatatttcatatattttacacTTCCACGGTTagtttaacttttttgtttttgtattacatTTTGGACTCCTAAACTTCTAAGAATGACCTTGTTTGCTCAGcggtgcaataaataaatatcgcGATACAAATTTACACAACACCGGAATGGAGTGCGCTCTCGCGAGAGCTTCACTCCGTGTGTCACatgtcacgtgtgtgtgtttgtagctaGCTCGCGTCCACAGCGGCGGCGTCCCTGTAAGTTTCATCAGTCTGGCCATACATTCCCAAAATGGATACAGACTATGCAGAACAAACATCACCGTAGTAAGGTATTGACTTTTCTGAATCTCCTCACCCGTGCCGTGGCTCACTAGCCGTGTGTTAGTCGTTTCGCagtgaattaaatgttttacaacACTTGTTACTTAACGGCGGATAATGATGTTAGCTCATTGCTAGTTAGCTGGAGGGCTAGTTAGCGGCCGGCAGAGGCGTTAGTTGAGCGGCCAGGTGACTCAGTGACAGCCGCTTCATGTGGAggtacatgtctgtgtgtgtgaggtccgGGTTTGTTTGTAGCGCTGCTGTCGTTGCTGCTTGATGAAGCCGTATTTGAGAGGAGTTCATCTGTGTGAATTGGTGTTAGCGGACACACggctaaaaaacacaacagtgaccGCTTTATACTTGACTTCACATAGAAAGTTCCTGCACTGCTACAGCGAGGATGTTCCCCAGCCTGGCCCACAGACCATGGCATGTCTTCTGCAGGGTGTCCCTGCAGCACCGGGCGCCCCTGTCTCAGAGGTCCCCGAGGATCCCGCAGCTGTGCTATGGTGAGGAGACTGTgtgccacacaacacaacatcatgTAGCTCACACATTATTCTGTTCTTATGGCTCTGCTGTGTCTTCAGGCTGGCAGAGTGGAGGCATGCATAGCTCGTGGTTCAGCCTCCCAGACTGCCGGGTTGCCTCTCTGGGGCTGGGCAAGGTGCAGTACTACTCTACCTCTGGCAACAGTAAAGATGGTCCTCCAAAGCCACCATCAGCCAACGCTCCATCAGCAGAAAAAGTCTTGTCCGCTGCTGTAAAAGCCACCCCAGCTTCACCAGGTGATATATATACGTGTGCTGGTCTGTTGCATTTTGTGCTGTGTATATTGATGTTTACTATTCTCCTGTTGTCTCTGTGCTGAGTTGAGATGTTGAGAGAGATTTAGTCCACTTTCCTGATTTAGATCTAATATTTGCTCTCATAGGTTCAATGCCTCAGGGGCTGACTAAAGCTGAGACAATTCAAGTAAAAGGtaacaaataacattttgtgTAAGCTTCACATGACACAGATCTGATAACCTTATATTTAgtatcttttaaaatgtgtgtctgaTTTTGGGACTAATGAATCCAGATGAAAACTCTTTATTATATTTCCCTTTTGTTGTCATGTGCAGTTCGGGCGGTCCTAAAGAAAAGGGAGTACGGAGCCAAATACACTCAGAACAACTTTATCACCGCAGTCAGAGCCATGAACGAGTTCTGCCTCAAACCAAGGTAATTTCCGCGGAGCTGATTTAAAGTCACTGGACGCTGGAAGACATGGCACAGATTTCTTTGAGTTAATAAGTGGTCATGCTGTTGTAATTAGCTGATATA includes:
- the gsr gene encoding glutathione reductase, mitochondrial isoform X1, which gives rise to MSLLIQLTRTKTLFGLTQRKQLFSSFRRHAVIRRSMASDPATAETTRFDFLVIGGGSGGLAGARRASELGAKTAVIESHKLGGTCVNVGCVPKKVMWNAATHAEYLHDHSDYGFDVENVHFSWKTLKAKRDAYVSRLNHIYRNNLDKAKIQTIEGSARFTNDPEPTVEVNGRKYTAPHILIATGGQPSVIGETEIPGASLGITSDGFFELETLPKRSVVVGAGYIAVEMAGILSTLGSKTSLIIRQTGVLRNFDSFISTNCTKELQSSGIDLWKNSQVKSVRKTDTGLEVTIATKDPEKKNDEEKIGTIQEVDCLLWAIGRHPNTSGLNIGEMRVDTDERGHIIVDEFQNTSRAGIYAVGDVCGKALLTPVAIAAGRKLAHRLFEGKKDSKLDYSTIPTVVFSHPPIGTVGLTEEEAVKSQGKENVKIYKTSFTPMYHALTSRKTQCIMKLVCVGKEEKVVGLHMQGLGCDEMLQGFSVAITMGATKADFDKTIAIHPTSSEELVTMR
- the gsr gene encoding glutathione reductase, mitochondrial isoform X2, whose protein sequence is MLFTRICRLLPTLPRHAVIRRSMASDPATAETTRFDFLVIGGGSGGLAGARRASELGAKTAVIESHKLGGTCVNVGCVPKKVMWNAATHAEYLHDHSDYGFDVENVHFSWKTLKAKRDAYVSRLNHIYRNNLDKAKIQTIEGSARFTNDPEPTVEVNGRKYTAPHILIATGGQPSVIGETEIPGASLGITSDGFFELETLPKRSVVVGAGYIAVEMAGILSTLGSKTSLIIRQTGVLRNFDSFISTNCTKELQSSGIDLWKNSQVKSVRKTDTGLEVTIATKDPEKKNDEEKIGTIQEVDCLLWAIGRHPNTSGLNIGEMRVDTDERGHIIVDEFQNTSRAGIYAVGDVCGKALLTPVAIAAGRKLAHRLFEGKKDSKLDYSTIPTVVFSHPPIGTVGLTEEEAVKSQGKENVKIYKTSFTPMYHALTSRKTQCIMKLVCVGKEEKVVGLHMQGLGCDEMLQGFSVAITMGATKADFDKTIAIHPTSSEELVTMR
- the gsr gene encoding glutathione reductase, mitochondrial isoform X3, whose translation is MASDPATAETTRFDFLVIGGGSGGLAGARRASELGAKTAVIESHKLGGTCVNVGCVPKKVMWNAATHAEYLHDHSDYGFDVENVHFSWKTLKAKRDAYVSRLNHIYRNNLDKAKIQTIEGSARFTNDPEPTVEVNGRKYTAPHILIATGGQPSVIGETEIPGASLGITSDGFFELETLPKRSVVVGAGYIAVEMAGILSTLGSKTSLIIRQTGVLRNFDSFISTNCTKELQSSGIDLWKNSQVKSVRKTDTGLEVTIATKDPEKKNDEEKIGTIQEVDCLLWAIGRHPNTSGLNIGEMRVDTDERGHIIVDEFQNTSRAGIYAVGDVCGKALLTPVAIAAGRKLAHRLFEGKKDSKLDYSTIPTVVFSHPPIGTVGLTEEEAVKSQGKENVKIYKTSFTPMYHALTSRKTQCIMKLVCVGKEEKVVGLHMQGLGCDEMLQGFSVAITMGATKADFDKTIAIHPTSSEELVTMR
- the gsr gene encoding glutathione reductase, mitochondrial isoform X4, with the protein product MWNAATHAEYLHDHSDYGFDVENVHFSWKTLKAKRDAYVSRLNHIYRNNLDKAKIQTIEGSARFTNDPEPTVEVNGRKYTAPHILIATGGQPSVIGETEIPGASLGITSDGFFELETLPKRSVVVGAGYIAVEMAGILSTLGSKTSLIIRQTGVLRNFDSFISTNCTKELQSSGIDLWKNSQVKSVRKTDTGLEVTIATKDPEKKNDEEKIGTIQEVDCLLWAIGRHPNTSGLNIGEMRVDTDERGHIIVDEFQNTSRAGIYAVGDVCGKALLTPVAIAAGRKLAHRLFEGKKDSKLDYSTIPTVVFSHPPIGTVGLTEEEAVKSQGKENVKIYKTSFTPMYHALTSRKTQCIMKLVCVGKEEKVVGLHMQGLGCDEMLQGFSVAITMGATKADFDKTIAIHPTSSEELVTMR